From Thermodesulfobacteriota bacterium, the proteins below share one genomic window:
- a CDS encoding radical SAM protein translates to MPFSGSSAARVAAGREGSPLAPCRLCPRECGADRLAGERGFCRAGAVARVAAVSIHHGEEPPVSGTRGSGTVFFSHCNMTCLFCQNYPISQLGNGREMDTETLAGELLRLQEKGAHNVNFVTPTPHAPQLAEAVRAARERGFGIPVVYNTNGYDSLEALALLDGVVDIYLPDAKYRSCALAEEVSGAPDYPARNDAALAEMVRQTGFLAVGKDGIATRGVLVRHLVLPGKVEETEKVLEYLRGTFGPDLPLSLMGQYFPAYRASQTPGFERKLDPEEYDRAIEAAERLGFHNVFIQEL, encoded by the coding sequence GTGCCGTTCTCCGGATCGTCGGCCGCCCGCGTTGCGGCGGGACGGGAAGGATCGCCGCTGGCGCCCTGCCGGTTATGTCCGCGGGAATGCGGGGCGGACCGGCTCGCGGGGGAGCGCGGTTTCTGCCGCGCGGGGGCGGTCGCGCGGGTCGCGGCGGTTTCCATCCACCACGGCGAGGAGCCGCCGGTCTCCGGGACAAGGGGATCGGGGACGGTTTTTTTCAGCCATTGCAACATGACCTGCCTCTTCTGCCAGAACTACCCCATCAGCCAGCTCGGCAACGGCCGGGAGATGGACACGGAGACGCTGGCGGGCGAGCTGCTCCGTCTTCAGGAAAAGGGGGCGCACAACGTGAACTTCGTGACGCCCACCCCGCACGCACCGCAGCTTGCGGAAGCGGTGCGCGCCGCCCGGGAGCGGGGTTTCGGGATCCCTGTCGTATACAACACCAACGGCTACGATTCCCTCGAGGCGCTGGCGCTGCTCGATGGAGTGGTCGACATCTACCTGCCGGACGCGAAATACCGGTCCTGCGCTTTGGCGGAAGAGGTCTCCGGCGCGCCGGATTACCCCGCGCGGAACGACGCGGCGCTCGCGGAGATGGTGCGGCAGACCGGGTTCCTCGCCGTCGGAAAGGACGGAATCGCGACGAGGGGAGTATTAGTGCGGCACCTCGTGCTGCCGGGGAAGGTGGAGGAGACGGAAAAGGTGCTGGAATACCTCCGCGGGACTTTCGGCCCCGACCTTCCGCTTTCTCTGATGGGACAGTACTTCCCGGCGTACCGCGCGTCGCAGACGCCGGGATTCGAGCGGAAGCTCGATCCGGAGGAGTACGACCGGGCGATCGAGGCCGCCGAGCGGCTGGGTTTCCATAACGTCTTCATCCAGGAGCTTTAG